The Hugenholtzia roseola DSM 9546 genome includes a region encoding these proteins:
- the ftsA gene encoding cell division protein FtsA, producing the protein MQNERIVAGLDIGTTKICVLVGKLNPYGKLEILGVGRAISEGVKEGVISNINKTIFAISQAIEEAEKSSGIAIRVVNVGIAGQHIKSSVHHGSITRGSKDGEITLSDVNRLTSDMYRIVTEPGTDIIHVMPQQYTVDYEPNIKDPIGMAGVRLEADFHVITAQTNAIKNIKRCVERVGLEIESLILEPLASALSVLSQEEKEAGVAIVDIGGGTTDIAIFKEGIIKHTAVIPFGGHIITADIKQGCAVMQNQAELLKVKFGRCLAEGAPENEVVSIPGLRNRAPKEISIKNLSYIIEARAEEMVDMVYSEIVKGGFKNKLAGGVVLTGGGALLQHFRELFEKRTGLEVRIGYPNEYLGKSIDDSVKNPMYATSVGLVLAGFKTIDEREHFQTETSTAGQPASMTSEQQGKENSKGGFFANILRKTKELLIDDFDDKSSY; encoded by the coding sequence ATGCAAAACGAGAGAATTGTAGCAGGTCTGGACATAGGCACGACTAAAATTTGTGTCTTAGTAGGAAAATTAAATCCTTATGGGAAATTAGAAATCTTAGGCGTTGGCAGAGCGATTTCGGAGGGCGTGAAAGAGGGGGTCATTAGCAACATCAACAAGACCATCTTTGCCATCTCACAAGCCATAGAAGAAGCCGAAAAGTCGTCAGGTATTGCCATTAGAGTCGTCAATGTAGGCATCGCAGGACAGCACATCAAAAGTTCGGTACACCATGGCAGCATCACACGTGGCTCGAAAGATGGCGAAATTACGCTTTCAGACGTAAATCGCCTCACCAGCGATATGTACCGTATCGTTACCGAACCGGGTACCGATATTATTCATGTCATGCCACAACAATACACCGTAGATTACGAACCAAACATCAAAGACCCCATCGGCATGGCAGGGGTGCGTTTAGAAGCGGATTTTCATGTCATTACTGCCCAAACCAACGCCATCAAGAACATCAAACGCTGTGTAGAGCGCGTTGGATTGGAGATAGAAAGTCTTATCTTAGAGCCTTTGGCTTCGGCACTCTCTGTCCTTAGCCAAGAGGAAAAAGAAGCAGGGGTAGCCATCGTCGATATTGGAGGCGGAACAACCGATATTGCCATCTTCAAAGAAGGCATCATCAAACATACTGCCGTCATTCCCTTTGGCGGACACATTATCACTGCCGACATCAAACAAGGCTGTGCCGTTATGCAAAATCAGGCAGAGCTACTCAAAGTGAAGTTCGGACGCTGTTTGGCAGAGGGCGCACCTGAAAATGAGGTTGTTTCTATACCCGGTTTGCGCAATCGTGCGCCCAAAGAAATTTCTATCAAAAACCTCTCTTATATCATCGAGGCGCGTGCCGAAGAAATGGTAGATATGGTGTATAGTGAAATTGTAAAGGGCGGCTTTAAAAACAAATTAGCAGGCGGAGTGGTTCTTACGGGCGGTGGTGCTTTATTGCAGCACTTTCGCGAGCTTTTCGAAAAGCGTACAGGTTTGGAAGTGCGCATTGGCTACCCCAACGAGTATTTGGGCAAAAGCATAGACGATTCGGTCAAAAATCCGATGTATGCTACTTCGGTAGGCTTGGTATTGGCGGGCTTCAAAACCATAGACGAGCGCGAACATTTCCAAACCGAAACTTCAACGGCAGGGCAGCCCGCAAGTATGACTTCAGAACAGCAAGGCAAAGAAAATTCAAAAGGCGGCTTTTTCGCCAATATCCTACGAAAAACCAAGGAACTGCTCATCGACGACTTTGACGACAAATCGTCTTACTAA
- a CDS encoding cell division protein FtsQ/DivIB translates to MNINYKQNRNKYWISFAILVGLLITGMALAHSHRKEQPLGSVQIQIKQHSPIDTLHFLNGKLIRSYLKNKAKIDLDSISLAELNVGEVEKALRQNEYVRHCQVATDVRGNLWIEVEEYKPLARLWGNETPSRYLTENATFFPTSTNFALRTLLLTGAGVDKIQQDTAFFAKAEGKKLFEFLQYIEKDKFWRAQIAQIHLDSRFELTLFPQIGEQEIEFGTAQGFEQKLDKIKVFYEKIIPNKGWGKYKSVSVKYQGQIVCK, encoded by the coding sequence ATGAATATAAATTACAAACAAAATAGAAACAAGTATTGGATTTCTTTTGCTATTCTGGTGGGCTTGCTCATTACAGGCATGGCTCTGGCACATAGTCACCGAAAGGAGCAGCCGCTGGGGAGTGTCCAAATTCAAATCAAGCAGCATAGCCCCATAGATACGTTGCATTTCCTAAATGGGAAATTGATTCGTAGTTATTTGAAAAACAAAGCCAAGATTGACTTAGATTCTATCTCCTTAGCCGAACTCAATGTAGGTGAGGTAGAAAAGGCATTGCGACAAAATGAATATGTCCGCCACTGCCAAGTGGCTACTGATGTGCGTGGCAATTTGTGGATAGAAGTAGAGGAATACAAGCCTTTGGCGCGACTTTGGGGCAACGAAACGCCAAGCCGCTACCTAACAGAAAACGCTACTTTCTTTCCTACTTCTACAAATTTTGCCCTTCGTACTCTCCTGCTCACAGGGGCAGGGGTGGATAAAATCCAGCAGGATACGGCTTTTTTTGCCAAAGCGGAAGGCAAAAAACTTTTCGAGTTTTTACAATACATAGAAAAAGATAAGTTTTGGCGGGCGCAAATTGCACAGATTCACCTCGATAGCCGCTTCGAACTAACGCTTTTTCCACAAATCGGCGAACAGGAAATCGAATTTGGAACGGCACAAGGTTTTGAACAAAAATTAGACAAAATAAAAGTATTCTACGAAAAAATCATACCTAACAAGGGTTGGGGCAAGTACAAATCGGTGTCGGTTAAGTATCAGGGACAAATAGTTTGCAAATAG
- a CDS encoding TonB-dependent receptor plug domain-containing protein, with product MNVSPLYFFGKIALCAAILSLLGLWAAELRAQDSVNLMFEKERLTKDDLAAVTMSEATKLVSVSRSAKRLDELPVTVYVITHEEIVKNGYVTLVDVLKSVPGIRVSQPGAGDLGEMFMMRGQIGNQYAKILLNNVPLQPSVNGGLPIAAQLPIAQAERIEIIYGPAAAVYGGDAVAGVINIITQKAEKGVFAQANSYFGTDSYRHLNFIFGGKLGRDKDVLQYSIYANRTQRDDLNIRHTKDPRLFNTFGYLTHRIGGIFDQIPPEIYQQFENFATENPDLFVQEVMRGQLGLGYYVGTPFEPVINALPQSSELLGVQVNYRNFQFSLEEMQRKDHSAIGRSPLFFSMRNPETYLGERIRRTTLSYQNSWSKWALAANLSYLNYRADVRSSFAVNYESGFDGRAYKYEASDDIFGEAILTYRPSNYVEWTGGFSIQASSNLPTSNDLGQPFNELDYKPFQPNYRPAPQPTFGYFGYNPLAFFNVGGFVQRYYTGKKWNWVVGLRADGNSKYGGIIYPRVAALRKLSEKSSLRLSYAAARKLPAASQSFVSLAVPVIGIGFSDSVSYQQIPNTNLKPEFSTTLEVGYRNFLNKKITFDAGLYFVTTQNHIVSRFVPIDTLQYPNAVANDDSSPTGRSARSFINDENSLTTIVGLQLMVQMRNIIPVLKLDLDLAYQSAFGFETLPGTGDFIPAFRMQPRRFFQGRIAFSPHKRFYVNIQNVISSGFYRRYLTSRKDFDDDAYFIKGYFTSDVHIRYQINKNFHIFTRAINLFNREYAGIDATGFDVDLWYNPQLMRNVQIGLSFRID from the coding sequence ATGAACGTATCGCCTTTGTACTTTTTCGGAAAAATCGCATTGTGCGCTGCCATTTTGAGCCTTTTGGGGCTTTGGGCGGCAGAGCTTAGGGCGCAAGATAGCGTCAATTTGATGTTTGAGAAAGAACGCCTCACCAAAGACGATTTGGCTGCCGTTACGATGAGCGAGGCTACCAAATTAGTGTCGGTGAGCCGCTCTGCCAAACGCTTAGACGAATTGCCCGTTACGGTCTATGTCATCACACACGAGGAGATAGTCAAGAATGGCTACGTAACGCTGGTAGATGTGCTTAAATCTGTGCCGGGGATTCGCGTTTCGCAGCCCGGTGCAGGCGATTTGGGCGAAATGTTTATGATGCGTGGGCAAATAGGCAACCAATATGCGAAAATCCTACTCAATAACGTTCCCTTACAACCTTCCGTAAATGGCGGACTGCCCATTGCGGCACAGTTGCCCATTGCGCAAGCCGAGCGCATAGAAATTATCTACGGTCCTGCCGCCGCCGTGTATGGCGGTGATGCCGTTGCGGGGGTTATCAATATCATTACCCAAAAGGCAGAGAAAGGCGTTTTTGCCCAAGCCAATTCCTATTTTGGTACGGATTCGTATCGCCACCTCAATTTTATCTTCGGCGGCAAATTAGGGCGCGATAAAGACGTTTTGCAGTATAGCATCTATGCCAATCGCACCCAGCGCGACGATTTGAACATCAGACACACCAAAGACCCGCGCCTTTTCAATACTTTCGGCTATCTAACGCATCGCATTGGGGGCATCTTCGACCAAATCCCCCCCGAAATTTACCAGCAATTTGAAAACTTTGCTACCGAAAATCCCGACCTCTTTGTGCAGGAAGTCATGCGTGGGCAGTTGGGCTTAGGCTACTATGTAGGCACACCTTTCGAGCCTGTCATCAATGCGCTTCCGCAGAGCAGCGAACTTTTGGGCGTACAGGTAAATTACCGAAATTTTCAGTTTTCGCTCGAAGAGATGCAGCGAAAAGACCACAGTGCTATCGGACGCTCACCCCTCTTTTTTTCTATGCGAAATCCCGAAACCTATTTGGGTGAGCGCATCAGGCGGACAACACTTTCCTACCAAAATAGCTGGTCGAAATGGGCTTTGGCAGCAAACCTTTCCTACCTAAACTATCGGGCAGATGTGCGTAGCTCTTTTGCCGTTAATTACGAATCTGGTTTCGACGGGCGTGCCTACAAATACGAAGCCTCCGACGACATCTTTGGCGAAGCTATCCTGACCTATCGCCCCAGTAATTACGTCGAATGGACAGGCGGTTTTTCTATCCAAGCTTCCAGCAATCTGCCCACTTCAAACGATTTGGGACAACCCTTCAATGAATTAGACTATAAACCCTTTCAGCCTAATTATCGCCCTGCACCACAGCCTACCTTTGGTTATTTTGGCTATAATCCGCTCGCCTTTTTCAATGTAGGCGGTTTTGTGCAGCGATATTACACAGGCAAAAAGTGGAATTGGGTAGTGGGGCTTCGCGCCGATGGCAATTCCAAATATGGCGGCATCATCTATCCGCGTGTGGCGGCTTTGCGCAAACTTTCCGAAAAAAGCTCGCTGCGCCTTTCCTATGCGGCAGCACGCAAACTGCCTGCGGCTTCACAAAGTTTTGTTTCCTTAGCAGTGCCTGTTATCGGAATTGGTTTCTCTGATTCGGTGAGCTACCAACAAATTCCGAACACCAACTTAAAGCCTGAATTTTCTACTACCCTTGAAGTAGGGTATCGCAATTTTTTAAACAAAAAAATAACCTTTGATGCAGGACTTTATTTCGTTACTACGCAAAATCATATCGTAAGCCGTTTTGTCCCCATCGATACTTTACAGTACCCAAATGCCGTTGCCAACGACGATAGCTCACCCACAGGCAGAAGTGCGCGTTCTTTCATCAACGACGAAAATAGCCTTACTACGATTGTGGGGCTGCAATTGATGGTACAGATGCGCAATATCATTCCCGTACTCAAACTCGACCTCGACTTAGCCTATCAATCGGCTTTCGGCTTCGAAACTTTGCCCGGTACAGGCGATTTTATTCCTGCCTTCCGCATGCAGCCACGCCGCTTTTTTCAGGGACGCATTGCCTTTTCGCCACACAAACGCTTTTACGTCAATATCCAAAATGTCATTTCGAGCGGATTCTACCGCCGCTACCTCACAAGTCGCAAAGATTTTGATGACGACGCTTATTTTATCAAGGGCTACTTTACCTCTGATGTGCATATTCGCTACCAAATCAACAAAAATTTTCATATCTTTACCCGCGCCATCAACCTTTTCAACCGCGAGTATGCAGGTATTGATGCCACAGGCTTCGACGTAGACCTTTGGTACAATCCGCAACTGATGCGAAATGTGCAGATAGGGCTTTCTTTCAGAATTGATTAG
- a CDS encoding trigger factor yields the protein MEIVLEKKDNCYGLIKVSVAVEDYKADFEKKLKEYRAKASFKGFRPGQAPMSFVKKMIGKGVKADLIQEQLDQTLNNFIAQEKLEIVGQILPLQDLTQADLLSEVGYELIYEIGFVPTFSYQTNFDITAYDIEIDDTFLQEYIENLQNRFGETSEPEVSAAGDFLYGTIKSKTTSFEVDTLVPLKQIEAAELDKFVGVKAGDTITFEMKRIFSDAKKTALALGIEEEAAAALEGEFTMTVNSLTRTRPAELNKTFFAQVFGLQTKEQLETSGAPQEEIEAFVEDERILSEEAFKKGLRKNLLKEMDKETNTLLEYQLREKLLENTTIELPREFLEKWIKHISPELSPDTIKKDYPNFEKSLKWTLIKKAILRDKDVKVQREDILEILKDQLRQYLGSMAQTFDEQLLDNLAERILREKKGNEYEEIVQEAIDKKALTLLKKEVNIQTEAISRDAFSQMVKELNKSLQQNDATDVEA from the coding sequence TTGGAAATCGTATTAGAGAAAAAAGACAACTGCTACGGCTTGATTAAAGTTTCGGTTGCGGTAGAAGACTATAAGGCTGATTTTGAGAAAAAACTCAAAGAATATCGTGCAAAAGCCTCTTTCAAGGGCTTTCGTCCGGGTCAAGCTCCTATGAGTTTTGTCAAGAAAATGATAGGCAAAGGCGTAAAAGCAGACCTCATACAAGAGCAGCTCGACCAGACCCTCAATAATTTCATCGCCCAAGAGAAACTCGAAATTGTGGGTCAGATTTTGCCCCTACAAGACCTTACACAGGCAGATTTGCTTAGTGAGGTAGGTTATGAACTTATTTACGAAATCGGTTTTGTCCCCACTTTTTCCTACCAAACCAATTTCGACATCACCGCATACGACATCGAAATAGATGATACCTTCCTGCAAGAGTACATCGAGAACCTTCAAAACCGTTTCGGCGAAACCTCTGAACCCGAAGTTTCTGCCGCAGGCGATTTCCTATATGGTACTATCAAGAGCAAGACTACGTCTTTTGAAGTAGATACCTTAGTTCCCTTGAAACAAATCGAGGCTGCCGAATTGGATAAGTTTGTAGGCGTGAAGGCTGGCGATACCATCACTTTTGAGATGAAGCGCATCTTTTCGGACGCGAAAAAGACCGCCTTAGCCTTAGGCATAGAAGAAGAAGCCGCCGCTGCATTGGAAGGCGAATTTACGATGACCGTAAATAGCCTAACGCGCACGCGCCCTGCCGAGCTAAACAAGACTTTCTTTGCGCAGGTCTTCGGTTTGCAAACCAAAGAACAGCTGGAAACTTCGGGTGCGCCCCAAGAAGAAATTGAGGCTTTTGTAGAAGATGAGCGCATCTTGTCGGAAGAAGCCTTCAAAAAGGGTTTGCGCAAGAACCTTCTCAAAGAGATGGACAAAGAAACCAACACGCTTTTGGAGTATCAGTTGCGCGAAAAATTATTAGAAAATACCACCATCGAGCTACCGCGCGAGTTTTTGGAGAAATGGATTAAGCACATTTCGCCCGAACTTTCGCCCGACACCATCAAGAAAGACTACCCTAATTTCGAGAAATCTTTGAAATGGACGCTTATCAAGAAAGCGATTTTGAGAGATAAAGATGTCAAGGTGCAGCGCGAAGATATTTTAGAGATTTTGAAAGACCAGTTGCGCCAATACTTAGGCTCGATGGCACAAACTTTCGACGAGCAACTCTTAGACAACTTAGCCGAGCGCATCTTGCGCGAAAAGAAAGGCAACGAGTATGAAGAAATCGTACAAGAAGCCATCGATAAAAAAGCACTCACCCTGCTTAAAAAAGAAGTCAATATCCAGACGGAGGCAATTTCGCGAGATGCGTTTAGTCAGATGGTAAAAGAACTGAATAAGTCTTTACAACAGAACGACGCAACAGACGTAGAAGCCTAA
- a CDS encoding type I restriction enzyme HsdR N-terminal domain-containing protein, whose translation MLPQVLQSELVKEGIRQGLVRIENLGKEKQQVFYSHANERFAYEPEEEVRLECYLQLVLQYKYPPQRIVFERKVKMGSSYRFVDIGVFADDAKTKDFLLVECKRRDVGRGVFQEAVAQAKSYDRQLYAEYLWVSSGKLNAFYKTQNAKTGREYLELDKLPAYGLQQRAFGKLSMAWWLLRHTVGNFFKKYVVPQTKKPWVAKFALFFSLFVFIGLMVSWGMAKSVTPFIENKTKLLQNPNFHFGLVYWTVPILTTWAVLFMLRGKLFPNQTQQRAEARNKKRGKTTLPFYLKNKFFFAFLIVLVPSLVTTELLFGYDAEVCLNCCAEKWYCWWSKGNLASFEHSWRLMLYFVPFLFGAVPQAFASIFVTWLFEAFSRVK comes from the coding sequence ATGCTTCCACAAGTTTTGCAGTCTGAATTAGTAAAGGAGGGAATCCGACAGGGTTTGGTTCGCATCGAAAATTTGGGCAAAGAAAAGCAACAAGTTTTTTATAGCCATGCCAATGAACGTTTTGCCTATGAGCCAGAAGAGGAGGTGCGTTTGGAATGTTATTTACAGTTGGTTTTGCAATATAAATATCCTCCGCAGCGGATTGTCTTTGAGCGCAAAGTCAAGATGGGGTCGAGTTATCGCTTTGTGGATATAGGCGTTTTTGCTGATGATGCCAAAACGAAAGATTTTCTTTTGGTAGAATGTAAGCGCAGAGATGTCGGGCGTGGCGTTTTTCAGGAAGCGGTGGCGCAGGCAAAATCCTATGATAGACAACTTTATGCCGAATATTTATGGGTGAGTTCGGGCAAATTAAATGCTTTTTACAAGACCCAAAACGCCAAAACAGGCAGAGAATATCTCGAATTAGACAAACTTCCCGCCTATGGTTTGCAGCAACGCGCTTTCGGCAAACTTTCGATGGCTTGGTGGCTTTTGCGCCATACCGTAGGCAATTTTTTCAAAAAATATGTCGTACCTCAAACGAAAAAGCCTTGGGTAGCCAAATTTGCCCTCTTTTTTTCGCTTTTTGTCTTTATCGGTTTGATGGTAAGCTGGGGCATGGCAAAAAGCGTTACGCCCTTTATAGAAAACAAGACGAAGCTATTGCAAAACCCGAACTTTCATTTTGGCTTAGTCTATTGGACTGTGCCGATTCTGACCACTTGGGCGGTGCTTTTTATGCTTCGAGGCAAACTCTTTCCCAATCAGACGCAACAAAGAGCCGAGGCACGCAACAAAAAACGAGGCAAAACGACGCTACCTTTCTACCTCAAAAATAAGTTTTTCTTTGCCTTTTTAATCGTCTTAGTCCCTTCGCTTGTTACGACAGAGTTGCTTTTTGGGTATGATGCCGAAGTATGTTTGAACTGTTGCGCCGAAAAATGGTACTGTTGGTGGTCGAAGGGCAATTTGGCTTCTTTCGAACACTCTTGGCGGTTGATGCTTTATTTTGTGCCTTTTCTTTTTGGAGCAGTGCCGCAAGCCTTTGCGTCTATTTTCGTAACGTGGCTTTTCGAGGCTTTTTCGCGTGTGAAGTGA
- the fahA gene encoding fumarylacetoacetase, translating to MNHSTNDSDFNLQNPTLRAFIEVAPDSHFPIQNLPFGIFRTQETDARVGVRIGDYVLDLAALAEEGYFEDLGIDESVFYENFLNELIAQGKNQTRALRNRIGFLLQKGSDLEKKIEEKPELLYHISAVEMQLPVRIGDYTDFYSSIEHATNVGKMFRPDGEPLLPNWRHLPVGYHGRASSIVVSGTDIYRPKGQTKPNEQEPPIFGESKQLDFELEMAFIIGKDTNLGENITTEQADDYIFGLVLFNDWSARDIQKWEYVPLGPFLAKNFASSISAWVVTLDALEPFRTASPKQEPDILDYLKCEQNYSFDINLEVSIKTNIAVDETTICRTNFKYMYWNMAQQLAHHTVNGCNVRVGDMLASGTISGSEADSFGSMLELTWRGTKPLKMSDGTERKFIEDGDTVIMRGFGEYEGVRVGFGEVTGKILPAKK from the coding sequence ATGAACCATTCTACGAATGACTCGGATTTCAATTTGCAAAATCCAACCCTTCGCGCTTTTATAGAAGTTGCGCCCGATTCCCACTTTCCGATTCAAAATCTGCCCTTTGGCATTTTCAGAACACAGGAAACGGACGCGCGTGTAGGCGTGCGCATTGGCGATTACGTCTTAGATTTGGCTGCGCTGGCAGAGGAAGGCTACTTTGAAGATTTAGGCATAGATGAATCTGTTTTTTATGAGAATTTTTTAAATGAATTGATTGCACAGGGTAAAAATCAAACACGCGCCCTACGAAATAGAATTGGCTTTTTATTGCAAAAAGGTTCGGATTTGGAAAAGAAAATAGAAGAAAAACCCGAACTTTTATATCACATTTCGGCGGTAGAAATGCAGCTTCCTGTACGCATTGGCGACTATACCGACTTTTATTCGAGCATCGAGCATGCCACCAATGTAGGCAAAATGTTCCGTCCTGACGGAGAGCCTTTGCTTCCTAACTGGCGACACCTGCCTGTCGGCTATCACGGACGCGCTTCCTCTATCGTTGTTTCGGGTACAGATATTTACCGTCCGAAGGGGCAAACCAAGCCAAATGAACAAGAGCCGCCTATTTTTGGTGAATCTAAGCAATTAGATTTCGAGCTTGAAATGGCATTTATCATAGGAAAAGATACCAATTTGGGTGAAAATATCACCACAGAGCAGGCTGATGATTATATCTTTGGACTGGTCTTGTTCAATGACTGGTCGGCGCGAGATATTCAAAAGTGGGAATATGTGCCGCTGGGGCCTTTTTTGGCTAAAAACTTTGCTTCCTCTATTTCGGCTTGGGTTGTTACCCTCGATGCCTTAGAGCCTTTCCGAACAGCAAGTCCCAAACAAGAGCCTGATATTTTAGATTATTTGAAGTGCGAACAAAATTATAGTTTTGATATAAACTTAGAAGTTTCTATCAAAACGAATATTGCCGTAGACGAAACTACCATCTGCCGTACCAACTTCAAATATATGTATTGGAATATGGCACAACAACTTGCGCACCACACCGTCAATGGCTGCAACGTGCGTGTAGGCGATATGTTGGCAAGCGGTACGATAAGCGGCAGCGAAGCGGATTCTTTTGGTTCGATGTTAGAACTAACTTGGCGCGGCACTAAGCCCCTCAAAATGTCGGACGGCACAGAGCGCAAGTTTATAGAAGATGGCGATACGGTCATTATGCGCGGTTTTGGCGAGTACGAAGGCGTGCGCGTAGGCTTTGGTGAGGTGACGGGTAAGATTTTGCCTGCTAAAAAGTAA